The Deinococcus sp. AJ005 genome includes a window with the following:
- a CDS encoding ABC transporter substrate-binding protein, whose translation MSTYSRSRSALALISLALIGGALAAPKKVDGYSSLGVVKGKAGGSMTLALGDAPQSLFYYGVIDNNLGLISQQLFDGLVEFNYSTYKIEPALAESWTISDGGKVYTFKLRQGVKWSDGQTFNADDVIFTYKNMIMNPEARAGDAGNFKLDGKDITIKKVDANTVQFNLPRAAPAFLLQQRYFIMPQHKLVKFSQDGGAKAADINNAWPTNIAPAEVVGTGPFKLASYTAGQKVSLVRNPNYWKVDASGTPLPYLNALDFLIIRDPQAQVAQFLAGNLDQLNISGAQFPDLKSKEVAGAPFKVIRSTALFGSPPFLAYNFDAKTPALSKLFGDARFRRAMQSAVDRERIIDTVYNGLATLPGHGIAPIDKQWYVNTKAQLGKFDLAAAGKALDALNVKDTDGNGVRNVPGGKDLEFDLTYGTDSSVYPAMATILQSDFKKLGVKVNLKGVLSSKLLSTGLSGDYEAILAAFGDQPDPELRKPIWQPGGSLYFWHRSTQPATDGATPNLAKMAPWEKEIYAIFNDAATTTVASQRKALYTRWQLLFAQNLPVTPIAKPENIGAVSNKYGNYIYNLGVIPGYNPVPLIFQK comes from the coding sequence ATGTCCACCTATTCCCGTTCCCGTTCTGCCCTGGCCCTGATTTCCCTCGCCCTGATCGGCGGCGCACTGGCCGCGCCCAAGAAGGTGGACGGCTACAGTTCGCTGGGCGTCGTTAAAGGCAAGGCGGGCGGCAGCATGACCCTGGCACTGGGCGACGCCCCACAGAGCCTGTTCTACTACGGCGTGATCGACAACAACCTGGGACTGATCTCGCAGCAACTGTTCGACGGTCTGGTGGAATTCAATTACTCCACCTACAAGATCGAACCCGCGCTGGCCGAGAGCTGGACCATCAGCGACGGCGGGAAGGTCTACACCTTCAAACTGCGGCAGGGCGTCAAGTGGAGCGACGGCCAGACCTTCAACGCCGACGACGTGATCTTTACCTACAAGAACATGATCATGAACCCCGAAGCCCGCGCGGGCGACGCCGGGAACTTCAAGCTGGACGGCAAGGACATCACCATTAAAAAGGTGGACGCCAACACCGTGCAGTTCAACCTGCCGCGCGCCGCCCCGGCGTTCCTCTTGCAGCAGCGTTACTTCATCATGCCGCAGCACAAGCTGGTCAAGTTCTCGCAGGACGGCGGGGCCAAGGCCGCCGACATCAACAATGCGTGGCCCACCAATATCGCCCCCGCCGAAGTCGTGGGCACCGGCCCCTTCAAGCTCGCCAGCTACACAGCGGGCCAGAAGGTCAGCCTGGTCAGGAATCCCAACTACTGGAAGGTGGACGCCAGCGGCACACCACTGCCCTACCTGAACGCGCTGGATTTCCTGATCATCCGCGATCCGCAGGCGCAGGTGGCGCAGTTCCTGGCCGGGAATCTGGACCAGCTCAACATCAGCGGCGCGCAGTTCCCGGACCTGAAGTCCAAGGAAGTGGCGGGCGCCCCCTTCAAGGTGATTCGCAGCACGGCGCTGTTCGGCAGCCCGCCTTTCCTGGCCTATAACTTCGACGCCAAGACGCCGGCGCTGTCCAAGTTGTTCGGAGACGCCCGGTTCCGCCGCGCCATGCAGAGTGCGGTGGACCGTGAGCGGATCATCGACACCGTGTACAACGGTCTCGCCACCCTGCCCGGCCACGGCATCGCGCCCATCGACAAGCAGTGGTACGTGAACACCAAAGCGCAACTGGGCAAGTTCGATCTGGCGGCGGCGGGCAAGGCGCTGGACGCCCTGAATGTCAAAGATACCGACGGCAACGGCGTTCGTAACGTGCCCGGCGGCAAGGATCTGGAATTCGACCTGACCTATGGCACCGACAGCTCGGTATATCCCGCGATGGCCACCATCCTGCAAAGCGATTTCAAGAAACTGGGCGTCAAGGTCAACCTCAAGGGCGTGCTAAGCAGCAAACTGCTGTCCACCGGCCTGTCGGGCGATTACGAGGCGATTCTGGCGGCCTTCGGCGATCAGCCTGATCCTGAACTGCGCAAGCCGATCTGGCAGCCGGGCGGCTCGCTGTACTTCTGGCACCGCAGCACCCAGCCGGCCACCGACGGCGCTACGCCCAACCTGGCGAAGATGGCCCCCTGGGAAAAGGAGATCTACGCCATCTTCAACGACGCGGCCACCACCACCGTCGCCAGCCAGCGCAAGGCCCTGTACACCCGCTGGCAACTGCTGTTTGCTCAGAACCTGCCAGTCACCCCGATTGCCAAGCCCGAGAACATCGGCGCGGTCAGCAACAAGTACGGCAACTACATCTACAACCTGGGCGTGATCCCCGGCTACAACCCCGTCCCGCTGATTTTCCAGAAGTAA
- a CDS encoding GntR family transcriptional regulator, producing the protein MSPSSPPWAIPLDSASALPVYMQVAQGLEQRIHSGDLRRGSALPAERELASHLQVSRVTVRQALALLAQQGLLTRKHGSGTFITPPTPEERPSRTLGLLSSFSDDVRSRGQTPGARVLGFELTRPSPQEAMSLALSTGEKVYRIRRLRTSDGEALAVEDSTLPAALVGKLREEDVSDASLYALLGIRKLQPVRAIRHLRAVSADLQLSELLGIAPGAALLATERVSWTGGGRPVEYARAHYRGDRYDFVMELHGNGE; encoded by the coding sequence ATGTCGCCGTCCTCACCTCCCTGGGCCATTCCGCTGGATTCGGCCAGCGCCCTGCCCGTGTACATGCAAGTTGCGCAGGGCCTGGAACAGCGCATCCACAGCGGCGATCTGCGCCGGGGCAGCGCCCTGCCCGCCGAGCGTGAGCTGGCCTCGCACCTTCAGGTTTCGCGCGTCACCGTGCGTCAGGCGCTGGCGTTGCTGGCGCAGCAGGGCCTGCTGACCCGCAAGCATGGCAGCGGCACCTTCATCACGCCGCCCACCCCCGAGGAACGGCCCAGCCGCACATTGGGTCTGCTGAGTTCCTTCTCGGATGACGTGCGTTCACGCGGGCAAACGCCAGGGGCGCGGGTGCTGGGCTTTGAATTGACGCGCCCCAGCCCGCAGGAAGCCATGAGTCTGGCCCTTTCCACAGGTGAAAAGGTCTACCGGATTCGGCGCTTGCGGACCTCTGACGGCGAGGCGCTGGCCGTCGAAGACAGCACCCTGCCCGCCGCGCTGGTAGGCAAACTGCGCGAGGAAGACGTGAGTGACGCCAGCCTGTACGCCCTGCTGGGCATCAGAAAGCTCCAGCCGGTGCGGGCCATCCGGCATCTGCGGGCCGTCAGCGCGGACCTTCAGTTGTCGGAACTGCTGGGCATCGCCCCCGGCGCGGCGCTGCTGGCCACCGAGCGGGTGTCGTGGACGGGGGGAGGGCGGCCCGTGGAATACGCCCGCGCGCATTACCGGGGAGACCGGTACGACTTCGTGATGGAACTGCATGGGAACGGCGAATGA
- the murQ gene encoding N-acetylmuramic acid 6-phosphate etherase — translation MTTDSPVPDARRTEGVHPDHADLDRLDISELVRVLAEDQTGAVEAVRAAAPAIARAVGAALPRLERGGRLVYAGAGTSGRLGVLDATELTPTFSWPVARAVPLIAGGNRAIREAVEGAEDNRESGAADVQAVTVGPTDVLIAIAASGTTPYVLGAVDAARQVGALTIGLSNNPGTPLLSAVECPVLLDTGPEVISGSTRLKAGTAQKIALNTFSSAVMVRLGKVYGNLMVDVRATNAKLEGRAVRLVRHATGAGEAAAHEALKECGGSVKIAIVKLLLGVSAAEATARLEAHNGHARAALEQQ, via the coding sequence ATGACCACTGATTCCCCTGTCCCGGACGCCCGCCGCACCGAGGGCGTCCACCCGGACCACGCCGATCTGGATCGCCTGGACATCTCAGAACTGGTGCGCGTGCTGGCTGAGGATCAGACCGGTGCAGTAGAGGCGGTGCGTGCCGCAGCCCCGGCCATCGCGCGGGCGGTGGGAGCGGCCCTGCCCCGGTTGGAACGCGGCGGGCGGCTGGTTTACGCAGGCGCGGGCACCAGCGGACGCCTGGGCGTGCTGGACGCCACCGAACTGACGCCCACCTTCTCCTGGCCGGTGGCGCGGGCCGTCCCGCTGATCGCCGGGGGAAATCGGGCCATCCGCGAGGCGGTGGAAGGCGCGGAGGATAACCGGGAGTCGGGCGCGGCGGACGTACAGGCCGTCACCGTCGGCCCAACTGATGTCCTGATCGCCATTGCGGCCAGCGGCACCACCCCCTACGTGCTGGGCGCAGTGGACGCGGCGCGGCAGGTGGGGGCGCTGACCATCGGGTTATCGAACAACCCCGGCACGCCGCTGCTGTCAGCGGTGGAGTGCCCCGTGCTGCTGGACACCGGCCCGGAAGTCATCAGCGGCAGCACCCGCCTGAAGGCCGGGACGGCGCAGAAAATCGCCCTGAACACCTTTTCCAGCGCCGTGATGGTCCGGCTGGGCAAGGTCTACGGCAACCTGATGGTGGATGTGCGGGCCACCAATGCCAAACTGGAGGGCCGCGCCGTGCGACTGGTGCGCCACGCCACGGGGGCAGGTGAGGCGGCGGCGCATGAAGCGCTGAAGGAGTGCGGTGGCAGCGTCAAAATCGCCATCGTGAAACTGCTGCTGGGCGTCAGTGCCGCCGAGGCCACGGCCCGTCTGGAGGCGCACAACGGGCATGCCCGCGCAGCGTTGGAGCAGCAATGA
- a CDS encoding serine hydrolase, which translates to MIPERTRAILETAVNSGGLPGAALGVVDGAGKKETLILGHAQLQPEEVALEKNSVFDLASLTKPLFTARNVIRAAEQGRLDLDDEVRSHLPKLGWMQDTPLKTRTLRQLLTHTAGLPAWVPLYTWGTAETIRARFMQEPWPMVPAGEVVYSDLGYILLGRVLERLYDRPLRDFVLDDGLTFSPSPQDSVATEHCLWRGRMLRGETHDENAAAQGGMAGHAGLFGTLDGVLNQAELLLRGGWLSAAAQTQATRIQTPGRTLAFVAAQPGWSGGSMGSLAAFGHTGFTGTGLWVDPARNLAWTLLTNRVHPTRHSTFDIQGLRRAVGNTLLAGLG; encoded by the coding sequence ATGATTCCTGAGCGAACGCGCGCGATTCTGGAAACGGCTGTGAACTCAGGTGGGTTGCCAGGAGCGGCGCTGGGCGTCGTCGATGGGGCAGGGAAGAAAGAAACCCTGATCCTGGGCCACGCCCAGCTTCAGCCAGAGGAAGTCGCGCTGGAAAAGAATTCTGTCTTCGATCTCGCCAGCCTGACCAAACCGCTGTTCACCGCCCGCAACGTCATCCGGGCCGCCGAGCAGGGCCGACTCGATTTAGACGACGAGGTTCGGTCGCACCTCCCCAAACTGGGCTGGATGCAGGACACGCCGCTGAAAACGCGCACCCTGCGCCAGTTGCTGACCCACACGGCAGGGCTGCCCGCCTGGGTGCCGCTGTACACCTGGGGCACTGCCGAAACCATCCGCGCCCGCTTCATGCAGGAGCCGTGGCCGATGGTACCGGCGGGTGAAGTCGTGTATTCCGATCTGGGGTACATTCTGCTGGGGCGCGTGCTGGAGCGGCTCTATGACAGACCATTGCGCGACTTCGTGCTGGATGACGGCCTGACCTTTTCGCCGTCGCCCCAAGACAGTGTCGCCACCGAACACTGCCTGTGGCGCGGGCGAATGCTGCGCGGTGAGACACATGACGAGAATGCGGCGGCGCAGGGCGGGATGGCCGGACACGCGGGGCTGTTCGGCACGCTGGATGGTGTGCTGAATCAGGCCGAACTGCTGCTGCGCGGCGGCTGGCTGTCCGCTGCGGCGCAGACACAGGCAACGCGTATTCAGACGCCAGGGCGTACGCTGGCCTTCGTGGCCGCACAGCCCGGCTGGAGCGGCGGCAGCATGGGCAGCCTGGCGGCCTTCGGGCACACTGGCTTCACAGGAACGGGGCTGTGGGTGGATCCGGCACGCAACCTGGCCTGGACGCTGCTGACCAACCGCGTTCACCCCACCCGGCACAGCACCTTTGATATTCAGGGACTTCGGCGGGCCGTGGGAAACACCCTGCTGGCCGGGCTGGGTTGA
- a CDS encoding ABC transporter substrate-binding protein has product MKTRILLTALLACTSLAAAEIRVGVIVSGTGPGASLGIPERNTVALLPQTIAGQKIVYTILDDASDTTAAVTSARKLIQDNKVDLIIGTTTTPASLAMIDVVAEAKVPMISLAASEAIIKPVDDKRKWVFKTPQTDAIMAAAIAQHMQQNKIKTVGYIGFNDAYGEGWLAELKKNAAARGIKVVAEERYGRSDTSVTGQVLKVLAAKPDAVLIGASGVPAVLPEKTLKDRGYTGKVYQTHGVANADFLRVGGKDVEGAILPAGPVLVADQLPDTNPNKKVGLNYVNLYEAKYGKDSVSTFGAHMWDAGLLMQKAIPTALKKAQPGTAEFRSALRDALEGSRNIIGAHGIFNLSATDHLGLDARSRVMVQVVDGKWKLLK; this is encoded by the coding sequence ATGAAAACCCGCATCCTATTGACTGCCCTGCTCGCCTGTACCTCTCTTGCCGCCGCCGAAATCCGCGTGGGCGTGATCGTCTCGGGCACCGGCCCGGGCGCCAGCCTGGGCATCCCGGAGCGCAACACCGTGGCCCTGCTGCCGCAGACCATTGCCGGGCAGAAGATCGTCTACACCATCCTGGACGACGCCAGCGACACCACCGCCGCCGTGACCAGCGCCCGCAAGCTGATTCAGGACAACAAGGTGGACCTGATCATCGGGACCACCACCACCCCCGCCTCGCTGGCGATGATCGACGTGGTGGCTGAGGCCAAGGTGCCCATGATCAGTCTGGCCGCTTCCGAGGCCATCATCAAGCCGGTGGACGACAAGCGCAAATGGGTCTTCAAGACCCCGCAGACCGACGCGATCATGGCGGCGGCGATTGCCCAGCACATGCAGCAGAACAAGATAAAGACCGTGGGCTACATCGGCTTCAACGACGCCTACGGCGAAGGCTGGCTGGCCGAGCTGAAGAAGAACGCCGCCGCGCGCGGCATCAAGGTGGTGGCCGAGGAGCGCTACGGGCGCAGCGACACCAGCGTGACCGGACAGGTGCTGAAGGTACTGGCCGCCAAGCCCGACGCCGTGCTGATCGGCGCGTCCGGGGTTCCCGCCGTGCTGCCGGAAAAAACCCTCAAGGACCGGGGCTACACGGGCAAGGTGTACCAGACGCACGGTGTGGCCAACGCGGATTTCCTGCGCGTGGGCGGCAAGGACGTGGAGGGCGCGATCCTTCCGGCGGGGCCAGTGCTGGTGGCCGATCAGTTGCCCGACACCAACCCCAACAAGAAAGTGGGCCTGAACTACGTCAACCTGTACGAGGCCAAATACGGCAAGGACAGCGTGTCGACCTTCGGCGCGCACATGTGGGACGCCGGACTGCTGATGCAAAAGGCCATCCCCACCGCACTGAAAAAGGCCCAGCCCGGCACTGCCGAGTTCCGCAGCGCCCTGCGTGACGCCCTGGAAGGCTCGCGCAACATCATCGGCGCGCACGGCATCTTTAACCTGTCGGCCACCGATCATCTGGGCCTGGACGCCCGCAGCCGCGTGATGGTGCAGGTCGTGGACGGCAAGTGGAAACTGCTTAAGTAA
- a CDS encoding GAF domain-containing protein has protein sequence MTPASDADRWPDPRTPLERLAHFSEGLGRAADLPGQLRLTADVLRQILGNVTITYFTPGADHWQPVTWDGQEFSAAASLAADLPPLTGSSDVPEPVFSGERALYPFSWEGQPCGLLHVALPAGRGWTAEDRAVFRAVGGALVLALGRDAAQDRRRTAGRQGDDEAALDIFAAFTERAAAETDVLALSREAYAVLDAHFSDYGSVYYEIQDGQWKALTWTGGLSPEQIAMIRAGLPLDAPSFARAMETRQPVFIDGWDPASEQIDNTADFGLACIYPLVVGTQVRGIFAVGLRVGETWRGRDRGLMRALGRSLTLALERAQSVRWQARQNAELQARTRTLEAFEALSRELSLDADPYLLVRRAQDIALSLMPPGFALYYEPEGELFRLKAQAGSFGNDALQQVVDAGLPYHTTLNLRRPYESGQPYYQDHYDPGTDQLGELADSVGATAALPIMVAGRVCGVLAVGLDEAKPWTATERTLLETMARSLGLALDRAEQTRQLQEERAALAAFMALTESVGGETDVLSLIRQAAAVLAEAHDVDVTYSEREGELFKIRVWPPGFPADLLAETQAGYRPNDPGFGQAQRTRQSVFIEDIGGRPDGRPGVALYRALAFQPFFQGETMTGMLIMASRRQGRWPERERAVFRAVGRSLGLALERAEDVRCLARSNAELQVAVDELEAFAYSVSHDLRTPVRHIKGFNALLRARIMDSTDLKASHYLGVIDDAASRMNTLIDAMLDLSRTTRHPLRVEDVDLAELVTSVQVELTAEQGARSLEWRVGPLPLLSADRHLLRQVMVNLLSNAVKYTRTRDQAVIEIRAEERPGAWTVLVRDNGVGFDPRYTNRLFGVFQRLHHEREFEGTGVGLANVRRIVTRHGGTVAAQTEEGQGATFSFTLPR, from the coding sequence ATGACACCCGCGTCCGATGCTGACCGCTGGCCGGACCCACGGACGCCGCTGGAACGCCTGGCCCACTTCAGCGAGGGTCTGGGCCGGGCTGCCGATCTGCCGGGGCAGCTTCGCCTGACTGCCGACGTGCTGCGCCAGATTCTGGGAAACGTGACCATCACATATTTCACGCCTGGAGCAGACCACTGGCAGCCGGTGACCTGGGACGGTCAGGAGTTTTCGGCGGCGGCCAGCCTTGCGGCGGACCTGCCGCCCCTCACCGGGAGTTCTGACGTGCCCGAACCCGTCTTTTCCGGGGAGCGTGCGCTGTATCCCTTCTCGTGGGAAGGCCAGCCCTGCGGCCTGCTGCATGTGGCGCTGCCTGCCGGGCGCGGCTGGACCGCGGAGGACCGTGCCGTGTTCCGCGCCGTCGGGGGCGCTCTGGTCCTGGCCCTGGGGCGGGACGCCGCGCAGGACCGCCGCCGCACTGCGGGCCGACAGGGAGACGACGAGGCGGCGCTGGACATTTTTGCCGCCTTCACCGAGCGCGCCGCCGCCGAAACCGACGTGCTGGCCCTGAGCCGCGAGGCTTACGCAGTCCTGGACGCGCATTTCAGCGATTACGGCAGCGTGTATTACGAGATTCAGGACGGGCAGTGGAAGGCGCTGACCTGGACCGGTGGGCTGTCCCCCGAGCAGATCGCCATGATCCGTGCCGGATTGCCGCTGGACGCGCCCTCCTTTGCGCGGGCGATGGAAACCCGGCAACCGGTCTTCATCGACGGCTGGGACCCGGCGAGCGAGCAGATCGACAACACCGCAGACTTTGGCCTGGCCTGTATCTACCCGCTGGTGGTGGGCACGCAGGTGCGCGGCATCTTTGCTGTGGGCCTGCGGGTGGGCGAGACGTGGCGGGGCCGTGACCGGGGCCTGATGCGGGCGCTGGGGCGCAGCCTGACGCTGGCGCTGGAGCGTGCCCAGAGCGTGCGGTGGCAGGCCCGCCAGAACGCTGAACTCCAGGCCCGCACCCGCACCCTGGAAGCCTTTGAGGCCCTGTCGCGCGAGCTGAGTCTGGACGCCGATCCTTACCTGCTGGTGCGGCGTGCCCAGGACATCGCGCTGTCGCTGATGCCGCCGGGCTTTGCCCTGTACTACGAACCCGAGGGAGAACTGTTCCGCCTGAAAGCGCAGGCCGGTTCCTTTGGCAACGACGCCCTCCAGCAGGTGGTGGACGCGGGCCTGCCCTACCACACGACCCTCAACCTGCGCCGCCCCTACGAGAGCGGGCAGCCGTATTATCAGGACCACTACGACCCAGGCACCGATCAGCTCGGCGAGCTGGCGGACAGTGTGGGGGCCACCGCCGCCCTGCCGATTATGGTGGCGGGCCGGGTCTGCGGTGTGCTGGCGGTGGGGCTGGATGAAGCCAAGCCCTGGACCGCCACCGAGCGCACGCTGCTCGAAACCATGGCCCGCAGCCTGGGGCTGGCGCTGGACCGGGCTGAGCAGACCCGCCAGTTGCAGGAGGAACGCGCCGCACTCGCCGCCTTCATGGCCCTGACCGAGTCGGTGGGCGGCGAGACCGACGTGCTGTCGCTGATCCGTCAGGCGGCGGCGGTGCTGGCCGAGGCCCACGACGTGGACGTGACCTACTCCGAGCGCGAGGGCGAGCTGTTCAAGATCCGGGTCTGGCCGCCGGGATTTCCAGCAGACCTGCTGGCCGAGACGCAGGCGGGCTACCGCCCCAACGATCCGGGATTCGGGCAGGCCCAGCGCACCCGCCAGAGCGTCTTTATAGAAGATATAGGTGGGCGGCCCGATGGGCGTCCGGGCGTCGCCCTGTACCGCGCCCTGGCCTTTCAGCCGTTCTTTCAGGGCGAGACCATGACCGGCATGCTGATCATGGCCTCGCGCCGCCAGGGGCGCTGGCCCGAGCGCGAGCGTGCGGTGTTCCGGGCGGTGGGCCGCAGCCTGGGGCTGGCCCTGGAGCGCGCCGAGGACGTGCGCTGCCTGGCCCGCAGCAACGCCGAATTGCAGGTGGCGGTGGATGAACTCGAAGCCTTCGCCTACAGCGTGTCGCACGATCTACGGACCCCGGTGCGGCACATCAAGGGCTTCAACGCCCTGCTGCGCGCCCGGATCATGGACTCCACGGACCTCAAGGCCAGCCACTATCTGGGCGTGATCGACGACGCCGCCAGCCGCATGAATACCCTGATCGACGCCATGCTGGACCTGTCGCGCACCACCCGCCACCCGCTGCGGGTAGAAGACGTCGATCTAGCCGAACTAGTGACCTCGGTGCAGGTGGAACTGACCGCCGAGCAGGGCGCGCGGTCCCTGGAATGGCGGGTGGGGCCACTGCCCCTGCTGAGCGCGGACCGGCATCTGCTGCGACAGGTCATGGTCAACCTGCTGTCCAACGCGGTCAAATACACCCGCACCCGTGACCAGGCCGTCATCGAGATCCGGGCCGAGGAGCGTCCCGGCGCCTGGACGGTGCTGGTCCGCGACAACGGCGTGGGCTTCGATCCCCGCTACACAAACCGGCTGTTCGGAGTCTTCCAGCGTCTGCACCACGAGCGCGAGTTCGAGGGCACCGGGGTGGGCCTAGCCAATGTCCGGCGCATCGTGACCCGGCACGGCGGAACGGTGGCCGCACAGACTGAGGAAGGCCAGGGCGCGACGTTCAGCTTTACCCTTCCTCGCTGA
- a CDS encoding cell wall metabolism sensor histidine kinase WalK: MSRALPVKPPLARRRRGLSLGVTLLLAMLAVVGLSVGSTFVFSNLAVQNEFRRLPPEMQSYLRAQKEAQRRGETVTPPLASQPSSTSRPAPQLGPQWPPTSDLFGAGGARTGGAVALRRNDGTSLPRRFGTRNQDFLRDIQQSLLQVGLLAAVASALLAFLLSRRLAHPILAVSAAAAGMAKGDLSIRAPVPSGERELAELASNFNEMADTLQALETERRQAVADIAHELRTPLAIMQARLDALEDGVYSLNADQVALLSQQTQQLTRLVDDLRTLTLAEAGRLSLHLDTLDLAGLSAGVVRDLEDRAGARGVTLHLNAPAAIPLYADAGRVRQIAVNLLENALHYASGRVQISVEARGNSAWLHVDDDGPGVPEESREAVFTRFTRLDSSRTRGTGGSGMGLAIVQQLAQAHGGAACAGQGPLGGARFTVRLPLNERGTAVDGPVPARPREAVTF; this comes from the coding sequence TTGAGCAGGGCTTTACCGGTCAAACCGCCGCTGGCCCGCAGGCGGCGCGGCCTCTCGCTGGGCGTGACGCTGCTGCTGGCGATGCTGGCGGTGGTGGGCCTGTCGGTGGGCAGCACCTTCGTGTTTTCCAATCTGGCCGTGCAGAATGAATTTCGCCGCCTGCCGCCCGAGATGCAGAGCTACCTGCGCGCCCAGAAAGAGGCGCAGCGCCGGGGTGAGACGGTCACCCCCCCGCTGGCTTCCCAGCCCAGCTCCACGTCGCGGCCCGCTCCACAGCTCGGCCCGCAGTGGCCGCCCACATCTGACCTGTTCGGTGCGGGCGGCGCCAGGACAGGCGGGGCGGTGGCCCTGCGGCGCAATGATGGGACCAGTCTGCCGCGCAGGTTCGGCACCCGCAATCAGGATTTTCTGCGGGACATCCAGCAGAGTCTGCTTCAGGTCGGCCTGCTGGCGGCGGTGGCCTCGGCGTTGCTGGCTTTTTTGCTGTCGCGGCGGCTGGCCCATCCGATCCTGGCCGTGTCGGCGGCGGCGGCGGGCATGGCCAAGGGAGACCTGAGCATCCGCGCCCCGGTGCCCAGCGGCGAGCGTGAACTGGCCGAACTGGCGAGCAACTTCAATGAGATGGCCGATACCCTTCAGGCGCTGGAAACCGAGCGGCGGCAGGCGGTGGCCGACATCGCCCACGAACTCAGGACGCCGCTGGCGATCATGCAGGCGCGGCTGGACGCCCTCGAAGACGGCGTGTACAGCCTGAACGCGGATCAGGTGGCCCTGCTCAGCCAGCAGACCCAGCAACTGACCCGGCTGGTGGACGACCTGCGGACCCTGACCCTGGCCGAGGCGGGCCGCCTGAGCCTGCATCTGGACACGCTGGATCTGGCCGGACTGAGCGCCGGGGTGGTGCGTGACCTGGAGGACCGGGCCGGGGCGCGGGGCGTCACGCTGCACCTGAATGCGCCTGCGGCCATCCCGCTCTACGCGGACGCCGGGCGGGTGCGCCAGATCGCGGTGAATCTGCTGGAAAACGCGCTGCACTATGCCAGTGGGCGCGTGCAGATCAGCGTGGAAGCGCGGGGAAATTCAGCGTGGCTACATGTGGATGATGACGGTCCTGGCGTGCCCGAGGAGAGCCGTGAGGCGGTGTTCACGCGCTTTACCCGCCTGGACAGCAGCCGCACGCGCGGCACCGGGGGCAGTGGCATGGGTCTGGCCATTGTCCAGCAACTGGCGCAGGCCCACGGCGGCGCGGCGTGCGCGGGCCAGGGACCGCTGGGAGGCGCACGGTTCACGGTGCGGCTGCCCCTGAATGAGCGGGGGACGGCTGTGGACGGCCCGGTTCCGGCAAGGCCGCGCGAGGCCGTCACCTTCTGA
- a CDS encoding response regulator → MSALILIVEDEPQLAEILEAYARQEGYRTERAGDGFAALSAYRVASPDMILLDIMLPGKSGLEVLKTVRADGGTPVILVTARAEETDQIVGLELGADDYVVKPFRPREVMARVKAVLRRASAALDDAEKPLRVGPLEVDRRAVIARVNGQALTLTPAEFRLLFHLAESPGRAFSREELLAAALPDSDALERVVDAHLAGVRRKLDLAGAPGLLRTVRGVGYRLEAVS, encoded by the coding sequence GTGAGCGCCCTGATCCTGATCGTCGAGGACGAGCCGCAACTGGCCGAGATCCTCGAAGCCTACGCCCGCCAGGAGGGCTACCGCACCGAGCGCGCCGGGGACGGCTTCGCTGCCCTGAGTGCCTACCGCGTGGCCAGCCCGGACATGATCCTGCTGGACATCATGTTGCCCGGCAAGAGTGGTCTAGAGGTGCTGAAAACGGTGCGGGCAGACGGCGGCACCCCGGTGATCCTGGTCACCGCCCGCGCCGAGGAAACCGATCAGATCGTGGGTCTGGAACTGGGCGCGGACGATTACGTGGTCAAGCCCTTTCGCCCACGCGAGGTGATGGCCCGCGTCAAGGCGGTGCTGCGCCGCGCCAGTGCTGCCCTGGACGACGCGGAAAAACCCCTGCGTGTCGGGCCGCTGGAGGTGGACCGCCGCGCCGTGATCGCCCGCGTCAACGGACAGGCGCTGACCCTGACCCCCGCCGAATTTCGCCTGCTGTTTCATCTGGCCGAGTCGCCGGGCCGCGCTTTTTCCCGTGAAGAGCTGCTCGCGGCGGCCCTGCCCGACAGTGACGCACTGGAGCGCGTGGTGGACGCGCATCTGGCCGGAGTGCGCCGCAAACTGGACCTGGCGGGCGCGCCGGGACTGCTGCGAACGGTGCGCGGCGTGGGCTACCGTCTGGAGGCGGTCAGTTGA